A genome region from Sporomusaceae bacterium includes the following:
- a CDS encoding Fe-Mn family superoxide dismutase, with protein sequence MGQQANLTGTEILYNATDYSHLIGMPGLSETLLKTHFGLYQGYVANTNKLLGTLRDAALTGKTATPEYAELKRRLGWEFNGMRLHELYFENLGGDGVLGREGALAAQMTEDFGGPDAWAKDFKATGAMRGIGWVVLYQDVNNGRLINFWINEHDTGHPAGCNPILVMDVFEHAYMLDYAAKRADYIEAFFRNINWEAAEGRLL encoded by the coding sequence TTGGGACAACAGGCCAACCTGACCGGCACGGAGATCCTCTATAACGCCACCGACTACTCCCACCTCATCGGCATGCCCGGACTCAGCGAAACCCTGCTCAAAACCCACTTCGGCCTCTATCAGGGCTATGTCGCCAACACCAACAAACTCCTCGGCACCCTCCGCGACGCCGCGCTGACCGGCAAAACCGCCACCCCCGAATACGCCGAACTCAAACGGCGTCTCGGGTGGGAATTCAACGGCATGCGCCTGCACGAACTCTACTTCGAAAACCTCGGCGGCGACGGCGTCCTCGGCCGCGAAGGCGCCCTGGCCGCCCAGATGACTGAGGACTTCGGCGGCCCGGACGCATGGGCCAAAGACTTCAAAGCCACCGGCGCCATGCGCGGCATCGGCTGGGTCGTCCTCTACCAGGACGTCAACAACGGGCGGCTCATCAACTTCTGGATCAACGAGCACGACACCGGGCACCCGGCAGGCTGCAACCCCATCCTTGTCATGGACGTCTTCGAGCACGCCTACATGCTCGACTACGCCGCCAAACGCGCCGACTACATCGAAGCCTTCTTTCGCAACATCAACTGGGAAGCGGCCGAAGGCCGGCT